The Natronoarchaeum mannanilyticum nucleotide sequence CGGTCCGGCCGACGCGTTCGAGTACGAGCGCCTCGGCGAGGGCCACTCCAACGAGACGCTGGCGGTGACCTGGGGCGCCCGGGACCTCGTGTTGCGCCGCCCGCCGGCGGGCGAGACGGCCGACACCGCCCACGACGTGACCCGCGAGTACCGCGTGATGGACGCCCTGCAGGGGACCGACGTGCCGGTGCCGACGACGGTGCTGGTCTGCGAGGATCGCGACGTGATCGGCAGCGAGTTCTATCTGATGGAGCGCGCTCGGGGGGACGTGCCCCGCGACGACGAACCGGAGCGGTTCGCGACGCCCGAGCACCGTCGGCGCCTCGGCGAGGAGGTCATCGACACGCTGGCGGCGATCCACGAGGTCGACTACGAGGCCGTGGGACTCGGTGAGTTCGGGCACCCGGAGGGGTTCACCGCGCGGCAGGTCCAGCGCTGGTCCGAGCAGTACACCTGGGCGTTCGAGGTCACCAGCGAGGACCGCGAAGTCCCCGAGATCTACGACCTGACGGGCTGGCTGATGGAGAACGTTCCCGAGGACCATCCCCACACGCTGGTCCACGGCGACTTCAAGCTCGACAACCTCATGTTCGCGACGGGGACGCCGCCGGAACTCACGGCCGTCTTCGACTGGGAGCTCTCGACGCTGGGCGACCCTCGGACCGACCTGGGCCTGCTGGCGCTGTTCTGGCGCGACCCCGGCGATCCCGACCCGCCGACGCCGGAGCTGCTCCAGCCGTTCACCGAGCGCGAGGGGTATCCCACTCGCGAGGAACTGTTCGAACGCTACGAGGACCGGACGGGGATCGCCTTCGAGCACCGGCGCTTCTACCAGGTGCTGGCGGCCTACAAGCTCGGCGCGCTCGGCGAGATGTTTTACCGGCGCCATCTGGAGGGCAACGCCGCCGATCCGCTGTACCCGAAGATGGAGGCGGGCGTCCCGCGACTGGCCGAGTACGCGCTCGCGCTGGCCGAGGGCGAGATCGAGCTGTAGCCGGGCTCGAACATCTAACCGCAGACCCCCTGTCCGACGTGGACGTATAGGACGAGCCGCCGGAAGTGGCGACTGGCAATCTATTTACGACCGTGCTAGAAACCGACCGCCCATGGTAGAGGAGTTCACCGACGAACTACACTCGATGGCGGGCGAGGACCTGCGGGCGGTCGCGTCGTTCGGGAAGCTCGATTACGACGTGGCGTACATCCGCGACGACGTCGGCGAGCGCTACTCGCGGGAGGGACTCGACGATCTCTATCGGAATCTCGTCTCCGACGGCATCGCCAACGACGAGATCGGCCAGCGGATGGCCGTCGGCGACCAGCAGGCCAGAATCAAGGTGTTCGAGGAGGTGATCGTCCTGATCTTCCCGAGCAGCCGATACGAGGGCGTGTTCGCGTCGGTCGACCGCGATCCGGACGTTTCCATTCTGGAGATCATCGACCTCGCGGACGCCGAACTGTAACTGCGATCGGCTGAAGAACGTCCCCCATCGTGGTCCGTCGCAACCTCGTCGGTCCCGATCACCGATCCGGTTCCGTTTTCTCGATGAGCGGGTGCTGGACGTAGTCGTTGACCTCGACGTCGGCCAGCGAGTCCAGGCCGCCGCGGCGGGCGACCATCTCGAATCCCAGCTCATCGACGTCCTCGACCGGAACGTCGAGCACGTACGCCAGCGTCCGGTCGAGATCGAGTCGCCGCGCGGCCATCGCCCGGTGGTGGCCGTCGACGAGAAACGTCGTCGATCCGTGCGAGACGGCGATCAGCGGCTCCGCAAGGTCGTTTTTGAGCTCGTACTTTCGGCCCTCCAGTTCGTCCGCGTACACCTCCCGCTGGGTCGGGATCAGCGAGGAAATTTCGATCTCGCGCTCGTCGACGTCGATCGACGTGTCGTGGTTCCGTTCCAACATCCGACGGGTGCTCTCGACCTTCGAGGGCGTCGTCCGCTCGATCTGGCTGCGGACCGCGTCGCCGTTCGAGAACATGCCGAGCAGTTCGCCGTCCTCGTCGACCACCGGGAGGAACTGGTGACCGGTCCGGAAGATCACCCGCGCCGCGTTCTTCACCGTCATCTCGGGCCGGACGACGACGAGCTCGCGGGTCATCACCTCGTCGACCGACTCGTCGCCGTAGATCTCCAGCAGGTCGATCGCGTTGACGAATCCCAGGAGCTGCTCGTCCTCGTCGACGACCGGGAGCCCGTTGAACTGGGATCCCTCCTTGATGCGGTCGACGACGTCGGTCACCCACGCGTCCGGGCCGACGGTCTCGATGTCGGTCGTCATGTACTCGTCGACGCGGACCTCGTCGAACTCCATCAGCGTCACGTTGGAGTCGTCACTCCGGTCCGGCATCGTTCACCCTCCGGCGTCTCGGCCCGGAACCGTACCCTGTCATGGGACGAGCTACTCGCTCGTCCGTTTTTAAATCCGCGCTCGCTCGGGGATCAGCTCCGACCGTCTTCGACGGCCTCGATCGCGTCGATGCCGACCTCGACGACGTCGTCGGCCAGCTCGTCCGCTCGCGCTCGCAGGTCCGCCGGCTCGAACCACTCCCAGTCGGCGGCGTCCTGCTCGCCCTTCGCGGGCGTGACGTCGCGGTGATCGACTTCGCCGTAGTAGACGAAGTCGACGTGCTGGTGGCCGACGCCCTCCGGCGTGACGTTGATGTCCTCCAGCAGGAACTGCTGAGGTTGAGGGAGCGACCGAGCGGTCTCCGACTCGGGGCCGTCGGCGTCGGCCAGCAACGAGACGTCCAGCCCGATTTCCTCCCGGGCCTCCCGGAGCGCCGCCTCGTGAGGCAGTTCGTCGCGGTCGACGTGCCCGCCGGGCGGGAGCCACATGTCCAGCTTGTCGTGCTCGTGGAGCGCCGTCGCGCCGTCGTTGACGACGTAGACGGTCGCGACGAAGTGACGCGTCGTCTCCATACGGGCTCTCTGCGACGCCCGGGGCTTGTACTCTCCGCTCCGCGGCCGGCCGCACTCCCGCACCGGCCCGGGACCCGAACTAAGTGGATCCGCCGTTAAGTGGCGAGTATGTACGATCGGATTCTGGTCGCCGTCGACGGTAGCGAGCCCGCCAACGCCGCTCTCGATCACGCGCTCGACGTCGCTTCCGACTGCGACGCCGAGGTCCGCGCGCTGTACGTCGCGGACACGAACCGCGACAGCGTCACCACGGTCGGAACCGACGTCCGCGACGCGCTCGAACAGGAGGGCGAGGACGTGATCGAGGGCGCACGCGAGCGCGCGGCCGCTCGTGACGTCCCGTTCACGGGCGAAGTCGTTCAGGGCGAGCCGGGCGACGCGATTCTCGAAGCCGCCGACGAGCGCGCGGCCGACCTCGTCGCGATCGGCACCAGCGGCAAGGGCGCCATCCGGCGCTTCCTGCTCGGCAGCGTCGCAGAGCACGTCATTCGTCGGGCCGACGTGCCGGTGCTCTCCGTGCGTGCCGACGAGGACGTCCGGGTCGAGTACCCCTACGACTCGATCCTGGTGCCGACCGACGGGAGCGAGCACGCCTCGCGCGCGATGGAACGAGCCGTCGAGCTGGCCCGGCGCCACGACGCCACGCTGCACGTGCTCTCGGTCGTCGACGTCATGGCCGTCGGCGTCGACTCGCGGGCCGACCTGATGATCGATCAACTCGAAGAGCGCGCCCGCGAGGCCGTCGAGGACGCCGGCGCGGAGGCCGGCGAGGCGGGCGTCGACGTCGTCACCGACACGATCGTCGGCTCGATCCACCGCGAGATCCGATCGTACGCCGAGGAGAACGACGTCGATCTGCTCACGATGGGCACCCACGGACGCCGCGGCGTCGACCGGTTCCTGCTCGGCAGCGTCACCGAGCGCGTCCTGCGAACGGCGCCGGCGCCGGTGCTGACGGTTCGCGGCGAGGACGAGGAGGACTGATCCCGGGCGAAGCGACCGCGGTGCAGGCGCATCTCGTTCGATGAGAGGTGGCCGTCAGATCCGGGGTCTGAGCTCGTCGGATCCGGGGTGCGAACTCGACGGGGCCGGCGACCGATATTTCCGTTCGTCGGCCGTACGCCGTCGTATGGCCCGCCGTTCCGACGATATGGGCGTTCTCCGCCCCGTTGCTCTCGGTCCCGTCCACTGGGCGATGATCGCGCTCGCGCTCCTGACGGGCGGGATCCACCTCTACGTCGCCGCGACGACGGGCGAACCGGCGTACGCGGTGCTGGGGATCGTTCTGCTGGCCGGGCTCGGCGTGTTCTTCACGCGCTGGTTCGCGCCGCCGCTGTACCTCGTCGGCGCCGTCTACGTCTCCCTGTTGCTCGTGGCGTGGGTGATCGCCGGCCAGCAGCTGCTCGCGCTGGCGATCGTCGACAAGCTGGTCCAGGTGGCGCTGATCGTCGTCTTCGCCTACCTGCTGGTCATCGAAAGCGGGTCGGCGTCGGAAAACGGGCCGTAGTTCGACACCGCGACAGCGGGCGAGCGGGCGTCAGGCCGGCGCGGCGTCGTCGGCTTCGAGCAGTTCGTGGTAGCGATTTCTGATCGTGACCTCGCTGACCGACGCCACCTCGCCGACCTCGCTCTGGGTGACCTGCTCGTTGGTCAGCAGGGCGGCGGCGTACACCGCTGCCGCGGCCATCCCGACGGGGCTCTTGCCCGAGTGGACGCCGCTGTCCTTGGCGCTCCGGAGCAGTTCGCGGGCGCGCATCTCGGCCTCGTCGGAGACCTCGAGCTCGGAGGCGAACCGGGGGACGTACTGCTCGGGATCGGCGGGCTGGATCTCCAGTCCCAGCTCGCGGACCACGTAGCGGTACGTTCGGGCGATCTCGTCGCGATCGACCCGGCTCACGGCGTCGATCTCGTCGAGGCTGCGGGGCGTGCCGGCCTGGCGGGCGGCGGCGTACAGCGACGCCGTCGCGACGCCCTCGATCGAGCGGCCCGGCAGGAGGTCCTCGTCGAGCGCGCGCCGGTAGATCACGCTCGCCGTTTCCCGCACGGTGTCGGGCAGCCCGAGCGCGGAAGCCATCCGATCGATCTCGCCGAGCGCCTGCTTGAGGTTGCGCTCTTTGGAGTCCCGGGTGCGGAAGCGCTCGTTCCAGGTGCGCAGGCGCGACATCTTCTCGCGCTGGCGCGAGGACAGCGACTGGCCGTAGGCGTCCTTGTCCTGCCAGCCGATGTTCGTCGAGAGGCCGTCGTCGTGCATCATCTTCGTCGTCGGGGCGCCGACGCGTGACTTCTCGTCCTTTTCGGCGGCGTCGAACGCGCGCCACTCGGGGCCGCGGTCGATCTCGTCTTCTTCCACGACGAGCCCACAGTCGGCACAGACCGTCTCGCCGCGCTCCTCGTCCGAGACGACCTGGCCGCCACACTCCGGACAGGCGAGGCTCTCGGTCTCGGACTCGGTCGATCGCTCGTCGCTCGCGCGCTCTCGGATGCTGGTGTCTGTCATTGTGGTGCTGGTGAGACAGCCGGGGCTCGGAGACCCTCTGTTACACTGTTATGTTGTATCTCCAGCGACTTAAAATATTCGGTTGTGACGGCGTCTGCCGGCTGTTATCGGTGATTCCCGTGTTTGTCCGAGCCTCGTCAAAAGTCGGTCGTCAGGGCGTCTCCGCCCGCCGCTCACGCCCCGTCGAGGAACGACCGTAGCTCCTTGGTGTACTCGTCGGGTCGGTCCTCCGGAACCCAGTGGTAGGCGCCGTCGAGCCCGACGATCTCCGCGTCGTCGATGTCCGATTCCAGCCGTTGGGCGTACTCGATCGGCTGGAACTCGTCGGCGGCGCCCCACAGCAGCAGCGTCGGCGCCGCGATCTCGCTCGGGTCGACCTCGGTCGTGTGGCTCGTGTTCGTCCCGACTGCGTTCCGGCTCAGCGAGATCTTCGCCTCCTCGGACCGCCACGGCGCCTGGATCCCCTCCACGAACGCGTCGTCCGGGTCGCCCGCCAGTGTGCTCCGAAGCATCCCGTCGAGCGTTCCCTGGAGGTCCTCGACGTCCATCTCCCCGATTGTGCCTGGCAACCCCAGTTCGATGATGGTCTCGATCGGCCAGGAGTCGTACGCGACGGCGTTCGAGAGCACCAGCGCGTCGACCCGATCCGGCTCGTGGACGGCGTACCGCAGCGCGACGCCGCCGCCGAGGTCGTGGCCGACGAAGGCGATCGAATCGATCCCCAGCTCGTCGAGCAGCGCGTCGATCATCGCCTCCTGGGCCCGGATCGAGCGGTCGAACGAGTCGCGCATCTCCGACTGTCCGTAGCCGACCATGTCCGGCGCGATCACCCACCTGTCCTCCGCGATCTCCGGAGCGGCGTGACGCCAGAGGAACGAGGACGTCGGGATGCCGTGCAAGAATAGCACGGGGTCGCCCTCACCCTCGTCGTAGTAGGCCACGTCGAGTTCGTGCTCGTCGACCGGGACGGTCGTCGTCTGCAGTTGCTCTCGCCACTGGTCGTACTCCATACGTTCAGCGTCCACGCCCCGAGTGGTGAGCGTTG carries:
- a CDS encoding phosphotransferase family protein, with amino-acid sequence MTDAYLDRLVDDDALASYLDAELGPADAFEYERLGEGHSNETLAVTWGARDLVLRRPPAGETADTAHDVTREYRVMDALQGTDVPVPTTVLVCEDRDVIGSEFYLMERARGDVPRDDEPERFATPEHRRRLGEEVIDTLAAIHEVDYEAVGLGEFGHPEGFTARQVQRWSEQYTWAFEVTSEDREVPEIYDLTGWLMENVPEDHPHTLVHGDFKLDNLMFATGTPPELTAVFDWELSTLGDPRTDLGLLALFWRDPGDPDPPTPELLQPFTEREGYPTREELFERYEDRTGIAFEHRRFYQVLAAYKLGALGEMFYRRHLEGNAADPLYPKMEAGVPRLAEYALALAEGEIEL
- a CDS encoding CBS domain-containing protein, which produces MEFDEVRVDEYMTTDIETVGPDAWVTDVVDRIKEGSQFNGLPVVDEDEQLLGFVNAIDLLEIYGDESVDEVMTRELVVVRPEMTVKNAARVIFRTGHQFLPVVDEDGELLGMFSNGDAVRSQIERTTPSKVESTRRMLERNHDTSIDVDEREIEISSLIPTQREVYADELEGRKYELKNDLAEPLIAVSHGSTTFLVDGHHRAMAARRLDLDRTLAYVLDVPVEDVDELGFEMVARRGGLDSLADVEVNDYVQHPLIEKTEPDR
- a CDS encoding NUDIX hydrolase; translation: METTRHFVATVYVVNDGATALHEHDKLDMWLPPGGHVDRDELPHEAALREAREEIGLDVSLLADADGPESETARSLPQPQQFLLEDINVTPEGVGHQHVDFVYYGEVDHRDVTPAKGEQDAADWEWFEPADLRARADELADDVVEVGIDAIEAVEDGRS
- a CDS encoding universal stress protein translates to MYDRILVAVDGSEPANAALDHALDVASDCDAEVRALYVADTNRDSVTTVGTDVRDALEQEGEDVIEGARERAAARDVPFTGEVVQGEPGDAILEAADERAADLVAIGTSGKGAIRRFLLGSVAEHVIRRADVPVLSVRADEDVRVEYPYDSILVPTDGSEHASRAMERAVELARRHDATLHVLSVVDVMAVGVDSRADLMIDQLEERAREAVEDAGAEAGEAGVDVVTDTIVGSIHREIRSYAEENDVDLLTMGTHGRRGVDRFLLGSVTERVLRTAPAPVLTVRGEDEED
- a CDS encoding DUF7475 family protein gives rise to the protein MARRSDDMGVLRPVALGPVHWAMIALALLTGGIHLYVAATTGEPAYAVLGIVLLAGLGVFFTRWFAPPLYLVGAVYVSLLLVAWVIAGQQLLALAIVDKLVQVALIVVFAYLLVIESGSASENGP
- a CDS encoding transcription initiation factor IIB, which encodes MTDTSIRERASDERSTESETESLACPECGGQVVSDEERGETVCADCGLVVEEDEIDRGPEWRAFDAAEKDEKSRVGAPTTKMMHDDGLSTNIGWQDKDAYGQSLSSRQREKMSRLRTWNERFRTRDSKERNLKQALGEIDRMASALGLPDTVRETASVIYRRALDEDLLPGRSIEGVATASLYAAARQAGTPRSLDEIDAVSRVDRDEIARTYRYVVRELGLEIQPADPEQYVPRFASELEVSDEAEMRARELLRSAKDSGVHSGKSPVGMAAAAVYAAALLTNEQVTQSEVGEVASVSEVTIRNRYHELLEADDAAPA
- a CDS encoding alpha/beta hydrolase: MEYDQWREQLQTTTVPVDEHELDVAYYDEGEGDPVLFLHGIPTSSFLWRHAAPEIAEDRWVIAPDMVGYGQSEMRDSFDRSIRAQEAMIDALLDELGIDSIAFVGHDLGGGVALRYAVHEPDRVDALVLSNAVAYDSWPIETIIELGLPGTIGEMDVEDLQGTLDGMLRSTLAGDPDDAFVEGIQAPWRSEEAKISLSRNAVGTNTSHTTEVDPSEIAAPTLLLWGAADEFQPIEYAQRLESDIDDAEIVGLDGAYHWVPEDRPDEYTKELRSFLDGA